Proteins co-encoded in one Paracrocinitomix mangrovi genomic window:
- a CDS encoding cysteine desulfurase family protein, translated as MKVYLDNAATTPMAPQVIERMTEVMKENFGNPSSIHSFGRNAKAVIEIARREVAKLINAEPKEIIFTSGGTEADNMAITSAVKDLGVTRVISSKIEHHAVGHTIDCLDEEVTVEWVKLSDKGAVDLADLERLLSSNEKTLVSLMHANNEIGTLLDIKKVSEICKKHGAYFHSDTVQTMGHYKIDVKDIGADYITCAAHKFHGPKGVGFLYVNKNIAVSPIIQGGAQERGLRGGTENLIGIAGLAEALKLANEDIQGHIDHVQGLKSYMMDELKNRISDVEFHGETDPDKSLYTVLNVCFPDFENKSMLLFLLDIDGVACSGGSACTSGSNTGSHVLRGINADTNRPNARFSFSRFTTKEEVDYALSIIEKVVVKAAVKS; from the coding sequence ATGAAAGTTTACCTGGATAATGCCGCCACTACACCAATGGCTCCTCAAGTTATTGAGAGAATGACAGAGGTGATGAAAGAAAACTTTGGAAACCCATCTTCAATTCATTCATTCGGAAGAAATGCAAAAGCTGTTATAGAAATAGCGAGAAGAGAAGTAGCAAAGCTGATAAATGCAGAGCCAAAGGAAATTATTTTTACCTCAGGTGGAACAGAGGCCGATAATATGGCAATCACTTCGGCGGTTAAGGATTTAGGTGTTACAAGAGTAATCTCTTCCAAAATTGAACATCACGCCGTTGGTCATACAATTGACTGTTTAGATGAAGAAGTAACAGTAGAGTGGGTCAAATTAAGCGATAAAGGAGCTGTTGATTTAGCTGACTTAGAAAGATTGTTATCGTCAAACGAAAAGACTTTGGTTTCATTGATGCACGCTAACAATGAAATTGGTACGTTGTTGGACATTAAAAAAGTATCCGAAATCTGTAAAAAGCATGGAGCGTATTTTCATTCAGATACTGTGCAAACCATGGGACATTACAAAATTGATGTGAAAGACATAGGTGCTGATTATATCACATGTGCAGCACATAAATTTCACGGACCTAAAGGTGTTGGATTTTTATATGTCAATAAAAATATAGCTGTTTCTCCAATAATTCAAGGAGGAGCCCAAGAAAGAGGTTTAAGGGGTGGAACAGAGAATTTAATCGGTATCGCCGGTTTAGCTGAAGCCTTGAAATTAGCCAATGAAGATATTCAAGGGCACATTGATCATGTGCAAGGTTTGAAGTCTTACATGATGGATGAATTGAAAAATCGCATTTCAGATGTTGAATTCCACGGAGAAACAGATCCGGATAAAAGTTTGTACACTGTTTTAAATGTCTGTTTTCCTGATTTTGAAAACAAATCAATGCTATTATTTTTGTTAGATATTGATGGTGTTGCCTGTTCAGGTGGATCGGCATGTACTTCTGGGTCAAATACAGGTTCTCACGTACTTAGAGGTATAAATGCAGATACAAATCGCCCAAATGCAAGATTTTCTTTCAGCAGATTTACAACTAAAGAAGAAGTTGATTATGCCCTGAGTATCATAGAGAAAGTGGTAGTTAAGGCTGCAGTAAAATCTTAG
- a CDS encoding PKD domain-containing protein has protein sequence MPKKILLAFLLLVSLGTTAQNLVLNPSFETVNTGALQCSWYTSQAQFNNAISNWTCPTGGSTDIFNTALATTCYCSPFSTNAANPGQQAPHSGNGYVNIVTYGNGGCTPWREYVQGTLSTPLVAGNTYEVSFWVSLADKMSVGTNNIGVKFEVGAYNQGSNCPYYTTPELNYTGPIILDKANWTQITFCYTPTVSGQDHFIIGNFFNDGATATAAAGGVTTGNTIRYYVDDVVIQELVLTGGDPGTNGTASVCPSDPAFNLFDMLGGTPDAGGTWTGPSALTGGSLGTFTPGVNTPGVYTYSVTGTGACVAGTPATATVTVSAGSADATITPAGPFCDNAAAVTLTAVDPGGTWSGTGITNATTGTFDPAVAGPGTHTITYTISGACSDVDTETITVNASADATITAVGPFCQTDAAITLSAVDGGGTWSGTGITNATTGTFDPAVAGPGTHTITYTIGGTCGDVQTTSIVINALANATITAVGPFCDTDPAITLNAVDAGGTWSGTGITNTTTGAFDPAVAGAGTHTITYTIAGSCGDVQTTDIVVNNVADATITAVGPFCDVDAAVTLSAVDAGGTWTGTGITNGATGIFDPAVAGAGTHTITYTIAGACGDVQTTDIVVNPQMDATIAAVGPFCDNDAALVLAGADPGGTWSGTGITNAANGDFDPAVAGAGTHTITYTIVAACGDVQTTDIVVNALADATITAAGPFCENELAVNLSAVDVGGTWSGTGITDAALGTFDPATAGVGTHTITYTIAGACGATDTEDIIVNQLDDPTINPAGPFCLNNNVEVITAVTAGGTWSGTGITDATLGEFMPMTAGEGTHTVTYTTGGICPNTGTVDVVVLGPLSVTALQNATICEGESADLSATGNGGDGNITITWTDDQGNNLGTNANITVSPMVTTTYTATVTDGCNTVPVSDQVTVTVNPMPVINFTPDKFAGCVPLTVNFTNNSVPAGTNCTWDFGDGDMVNDCGVVSNIYNSAGCYDVTLTVTENNCTSTATMVDLICVYDYAEAEFALDPGEVDVENTLVEFDNSSVNATEYLWTFGDGDSSTVENPVHVFPAEIGVYQVCLKAMNAGGCNDSTCQSVIVTEELLFYVPNVFTPDGDNFNETFLPVFTQGFDIYDFHFTIFNRWGEIIWESYNSTVGWNGHYGQGGLVEDGVYVWQVEFKSNQSDEKIKKRGHVSVLK, from the coding sequence ATGCCGAAAAAAATACTTCTTGCCTTTTTACTTTTGGTAAGCCTTGGAACTACCGCACAAAATCTTGTGTTAAACCCAAGTTTTGAAACTGTAAATACAGGAGCTTTACAATGCTCATGGTACACCTCACAAGCTCAGTTTAATAATGCCATTTCAAATTGGACTTGCCCAACAGGTGGATCAACAGATATTTTTAACACAGCTTTAGCTACTACATGCTATTGTAGTCCTTTTTCAACAAATGCTGCTAATCCTGGTCAACAGGCTCCGCACTCTGGTAATGGATATGTAAACATTGTTACTTATGGTAACGGTGGATGTACTCCATGGAGAGAATATGTGCAAGGAACTCTTTCTACTCCTTTAGTTGCAGGAAACACCTATGAAGTTTCATTTTGGGTGTCTTTAGCAGATAAAATGTCTGTTGGAACCAATAATATTGGAGTTAAATTTGAAGTAGGTGCTTATAATCAAGGAAGCAATTGCCCTTATTATACTACTCCTGAGCTGAATTATACAGGTCCAATCATCCTGGATAAAGCCAACTGGACGCAAATTACATTTTGTTATACACCAACTGTTTCAGGACAAGATCATTTTATTATCGGAAACTTTTTTAATGATGGTGCTACCGCAACAGCTGCGGCAGGTGGTGTTACTACTGGAAATACAATCAGATATTATGTTGATGATGTTGTAATTCAGGAATTGGTTTTAACAGGTGGTGATCCGGGAACTAATGGTACAGCTTCTGTTTGTCCTTCTGATCCTGCATTTAACTTGTTTGATATGCTTGGTGGTACTCCGGATGCAGGAGGAACATGGACTGGTCCCTCAGCCCTTACAGGAGGAAGTTTAGGAACTTTTACTCCCGGTGTTAATACTCCGGGTGTGTATACATATTCGGTTACCGGTACCGGTGCATGTGTAGCAGGTACACCGGCTACTGCAACTGTTACGGTTTCTGCAGGAAGTGCTGATGCTACGATAACACCAGCTGGTCCATTTTGTGATAATGCTGCGGCTGTAACTTTAACAGCTGTTGATCCGGGAGGAACCTGGAGTGGAACAGGTATTACCAACGCTACAACTGGAACTTTTGATCCTGCTGTTGCTGGTCCTGGAACTCATACAATTACTTATACCATATCTGGAGCTTGTTCAGATGTCGATACTGAAACTATAACTGTAAATGCCAGTGCAGATGCTACAATCACTGCAGTAGGACCTTTCTGTCAAACAGATGCTGCAATTACATTGTCTGCAGTTGATGGAGGCGGAACCTGGAGTGGAACAGGGATCACTAATGCAACAACAGGTACATTCGATCCAGCGGTTGCTGGTCCTGGGACACATACAATTACTTACACGATTGGTGGAACTTGCGGAGATGTGCAAACAACTTCTATTGTTATTAATGCCTTAGCAAATGCTACCATTACGGCAGTAGGACCTTTCTGTGATACTGATCCTGCTATTACATTGAATGCTGTAGATGCAGGCGGAACCTGGAGTGGAACCGGAATTACAAATACTACAACTGGAGCATTTGATCCAGCTGTTGCCGGAGCAGGAACCCACACAATTACTTATACAATTGCAGGATCATGCGGAGATGTTCAAACAACAGATATTGTTGTTAACAATGTAGCAGATGCTACCATTACGGCTGTTGGTCCTTTCTGTGATGTAGATGCGGCAGTAACGCTTTCTGCAGTTGATGCAGGAGGAACCTGGACAGGAACCGGAATTACTAATGGTGCTACAGGAATATTTGATCCAGCAGTTGCCGGAGCAGGAACGCATACAATTACTTACACCATTGCTGGTGCGTGTGGGGATGTTCAAACTACAGATATTGTTGTAAATCCTCAAATGGATGCAACGATTGCTGCTGTTGGTCCTTTCTGTGATAATGATGCTGCCCTAGTGTTAGCTGGGGCTGATCCGGGAGGAACTTGGTCTGGAACCGGAATCACAAATGCCGCTAATGGAGATTTTGATCCAGCAGTAGCCGGAGCAGGAACCCACACAATTACTTACACAATTGTTGCAGCTTGTGGAGATGTTCAGACTACTGATATTGTAGTAAATGCCTTGGCTGATGCTACAATTACTGCTGCAGGTCCTTTCTGTGAAAATGAGTTAGCTGTGAACTTATCTGCTGTAGATGTAGGTGGAACATGGAGTGGAACAGGAATTACAGATGCGGCCCTTGGAACATTTGATCCTGCTACAGCTGGCGTTGGAACGCACACTATTACTTACACAATTGCAGGTGCTTGTGGAGCTACAGATACTGAAGATATTATAGTTAATCAATTAGATGATCCTACCATTAATCCTGCCGGTCCTTTTTGCTTAAATAACAATGTTGAAGTGATTACAGCGGTTACTGCAGGTGGTACATGGAGTGGAACTGGAATTACAGATGCAACTTTAGGAGAATTCATGCCTATGACTGCGGGTGAAGGTACACATACCGTAACCTACACAACAGGTGGAATTTGTCCAAATACGGGAACTGTTGATGTGGTTGTATTAGGTCCTTTATCCGTTACGGCATTGCAAAACGCTACTATCTGTGAAGGAGAAAGTGCTGATTTAAGTGCTACCGGAAATGGTGGTGATGGAAATATCACAATTACTTGGACAGATGATCAGGGAAACAATTTGGGAACTAATGCTAACATAACCGTTTCACCAATGGTGACAACTACCTATACAGCTACAGTTACTGACGGATGTAATACTGTTCCTGTCAGTGATCAGGTAACAGTTACAGTTAATCCAATGCCTGTTATCAACTTTACACCAGATAAGTTTGCGGGTTGTGTTCCGTTAACAGTTAATTTCACTAATAACTCAGTTCCTGCTGGAACAAATTGTACTTGGGATTTTGGAGATGGAGATATGGTCAATGATTGTGGTGTTGTTTCAAATATTTATAATTCAGCAGGATGTTATGATGTTACCTTAACAGTAACAGAAAACAACTGTACAAGTACAGCTACAATGGTAGATTTGATTTGTGTTTACGATTATGCTGAAGCAGAATTCGCATTAGATCCGGGAGAAGTGGATGTAGAAAACACGCTTGTGGAATTTGATAATTCTTCAGTAAATGCTACTGAATATTTGTGGACATTTGGTGATGGTGATTCTTCAACAGTAGAAAATCCTGTTCATGTATTTCCAGCGGAGATAGGAGTTTATCAGGTTTGCTTAAAAGCTATGAATGCAGGTGGATGTAATGATTCAACTTGTCAAAGTGTGATTGTTACAGAAGAGTTATTATTCTACGTACCTAATGTATTTACACCGGATGGAGATAATTTTAATGAGACATTTTTACCGGTATTTACCCAAGGTTTTGATATCTATGATTTCCACTTCACCATTTTCAATAGGTGGGGAGAAATTATATGGGAGTCATATAATTCAACAGTTGGATGGAATGGCCACTATGGACAAGGAGGCTTAGTAGAAGATGGTGTTTATGTGTGGCAAGTTGAATTCAAATCAAATCAGTCAGACGAAAAAATTAAAAAACGCGGTCATGTTTCCGTGTTGAAGTAA
- a CDS encoding mechanosensitive ion channel family protein, giving the protein MLDIIVDKLESWWTSLVDLLPNFILALVVLVLFIIAARYIKKGLTKLFSKTYSNKELSKILTKIGYIAVIATGTMVALSILHLDKAVTSVLAGAGIVGLALSFAFQDLAANLISGFFMAAKRPFEVGDVIEIKDHLGTVKDIQLRSTIVETFDGNEVRIPNRILFENPLTNYYETKTRMIQLKVGVSYADDLEKVEEVAKSAITSLDGLVESEEVKLIYTGFDDSSINLEIRYWVPYDNYFQYLEGISKGIKAIKKAFDKNDISIPFPIRTLNFGIKGGESLEEQYLDMYEKLDK; this is encoded by the coding sequence ATGTTAGACATTATAGTTGACAAGTTAGAATCGTGGTGGACATCTCTGGTTGATCTTTTGCCCAATTTTATATTGGCATTGGTCGTTTTAGTATTATTCATAATTGCTGCCAGATACATCAAAAAAGGTTTAACAAAGTTATTTTCTAAAACATACAGTAATAAAGAGTTGTCTAAAATCCTGACTAAAATAGGATACATTGCAGTAATTGCTACAGGAACCATGGTAGCGCTATCAATATTGCATTTAGATAAAGCAGTTACCTCTGTTTTAGCCGGGGCAGGTATTGTAGGTTTGGCCTTAAGTTTTGCTTTTCAAGATTTAGCTGCAAATCTTATTTCAGGCTTTTTTATGGCCGCAAAAAGACCATTTGAAGTAGGAGATGTAATTGAGATAAAAGATCATTTAGGAACCGTTAAAGACATCCAATTGCGAAGTACAATTGTAGAAACTTTTGATGGTAATGAAGTGAGGATACCAAATAGGATCTTATTTGAAAATCCGCTAACAAACTATTATGAAACCAAAACAAGGATGATCCAACTTAAAGTAGGTGTTTCCTATGCAGATGATTTAGAAAAGGTAGAAGAGGTGGCCAAAAGTGCAATCACCTCTCTAGATGGATTAGTTGAAAGTGAAGAAGTAAAGCTAATTTATACCGGCTTTGATGATAGTTCAATCAACTTAGAAATTAGATACTGGGTGCCTTATGATAATTACTTTCAGTACCTAGAAGGTATTAGTAAAGGAATTAAAGCGATTAAAAAGGCATTTGATAAAAATGATATTTCTATTCCTTTTCCAATCAGAACTCTCAATTTTGGAATTAAAGGAGGAGAGAGTCTGGAAGAGCAATACCTGGATATGTATGAAAAGTTAGATAAATAA
- a CDS encoding MFS transporter, translated as MSTTSLSHPKEAFLIILSKMLERMAYYGTRSFIIFFLIDIEIPREEALEFYGQLSLVVYASMLIGGVLGDYLVGNKISCFIGGGLQILALLLLSISNVETAQTGLILFGLGAGIYSPNNFAMLSRYYYKKKRLVSPIVILFYVGVNLGAFLSAFVIYDSFDYKISFIIIAIILVLSLVPLFFVNNIPNTKNSPSRYKDGTTVSILAITIIASFVYWGVYELFGGFLNLQEHYLKDSIQIESNNLWSSMMLNSVIIFILGIVFFFVWSSKHMSQIQKMLIGFILAFVGFGIYFILPIELNSVHLSPFLFAVILVAISEFFIQTALYSLYLLLIPQRHFTIFFAFFFFLFTIVNKLVANLSEHYQLYDNKQRSELIGLVAIGIVAIGILLFKLLFKPQPNPDFTEEDEPEYKEGDQDILDDIEDNPHYTIE; from the coding sequence ATGTCCACAACTTCACTCTCACATCCAAAAGAAGCATTTTTAATTATCCTTTCCAAAATGCTGGAAAGAATGGCCTATTATGGAACCAGAAGTTTCATCATCTTCTTTTTGATAGACATAGAAATACCAAGGGAAGAAGCACTTGAATTTTATGGACAATTAAGCCTGGTGGTATACGCTTCAATGTTGATAGGAGGTGTTCTTGGAGATTACCTTGTAGGAAATAAAATAAGTTGTTTTATAGGTGGTGGTCTACAAATTTTAGCGCTTTTATTGTTGTCCATTAGTAATGTTGAAACGGCACAAACGGGTCTTATTCTTTTCGGACTTGGTGCAGGGATTTATTCACCGAACAATTTTGCAATGCTATCCAGGTATTATTACAAGAAAAAGCGCCTTGTTTCTCCCATTGTCATATTGTTTTATGTTGGCGTCAATTTAGGAGCTTTTTTAAGTGCTTTTGTGATCTATGATTCTTTTGATTACAAAATCTCCTTTATAATTATTGCAATCATATTAGTGCTATCACTTGTTCCTCTCTTTTTTGTCAATAATATTCCCAACACAAAAAATTCACCCAGCAGATATAAAGACGGAACCACTGTTTCAATTTTAGCAATTACCATTATTGCGTCATTCGTGTATTGGGGAGTATATGAATTGTTTGGAGGATTTTTAAATCTACAGGAGCACTATTTAAAAGACTCCATTCAAATCGAGTCTAACAACCTTTGGAGTTCAATGATGCTCAATTCAGTTATCATTTTCATTTTAGGCATAGTTTTCTTTTTTGTTTGGAGCTCAAAACACATGTCTCAAATACAAAAAATGCTGATTGGTTTTATATTGGCTTTTGTTGGATTTGGAATTTACTTTATACTGCCAATAGAATTAAACTCAGTGCATTTATCACCTTTTTTATTTGCAGTTATTTTGGTAGCAATCTCAGAATTCTTCATTCAAACTGCATTGTATTCTCTTTATCTACTTTTAATCCCTCAACGTCATTTTACCATCTTTTTTGCATTCTTTTTCTTCTTGTTTACTATTGTCAACAAGTTGGTGGCTAATTTAAGTGAGCACTATCAGCTGTATGACAATAAACAAAGGAGTGAACTAATAGGACTTGTTGCTATTGGGATAGTTGCGATAGGCATTTTACTTTTCAAATTATTATTCAAACCGCAACCCAATCCAGATTTTACTGAAGAGGATGAACCAGAATACAAAGAAGGTGATCAGGATATATTAGATGACATAGAAGACAATCCTCATTACACAATTGAATAG
- a CDS encoding DUF423 domain-containing protein, producing the protein MNKKIVITAAILICLSIILGAFAAHGLKKIINEEGIIIFEKGVKYQMYTGLALLAIGLSADKFQFSLKWFFNLALIGVIIFAGLLYVLSFKEHEAALKICSAIVPVGGSLMIISWIILIYQMIRKR; encoded by the coding sequence ATGAATAAAAAAATAGTTATCACTGCTGCAATACTCATCTGTTTGAGTATTATTCTTGGCGCCTTTGCTGCTCATGGATTAAAGAAAATAATCAACGAAGAAGGGATCATCATTTTTGAAAAAGGCGTTAAGTACCAAATGTACACTGGATTGGCACTTTTAGCTATTGGTTTATCTGCAGATAAGTTCCAATTTTCACTAAAATGGTTTTTCAACTTAGCCTTGATTGGTGTCATTATTTTCGCAGGATTACTTTATGTGCTCAGTTTTAAAGAACATGAAGCTGCCCTTAAAATTTGCAGTGCAATTGTACCGGTTGGTGGCAGTTTAATGATTATCAGTTGGATAATTTTGATTTATCAAATGATAAGAAAAAGATAG